A segment of the Micromonospora sediminicola genome:
CCGATGAACACGCCGAACTCGTCGATCTGCTCGGCGAGCATGAGCTTCGCCGTCTTCATTCCGACCCGTTCCTCGAGGCGGCTGCTGATCCAGTCCAGGATCTGGCGCGCCTCCGCCTCGGACCGGTACTCGATCCCCACCTCGGTCAGCAGGTCGGGCCCGAGGGAGATCCGTTCGCCGGTCGGCTCCTCCAACGTCTGGCCGTGCTGGAGCTCCGTCGCGGTGGCCACCAGATCCCGCACCGCGCGGAGGTCCACGGCGGCGCGTCGGAGGAACTCGAAGATGATGCGGTAGCCGGATCGTTGGGCTCTCGCTATCGACACGAACTCGGAGAGATCGGGCGCCAGCCCGTTGCGGGCGAGCCCGAGCACCAACCTGCGGTACCAGGTCGGCGGCATCGCGGTGACGGTGTCGGCGAGCACGCCCCGGGTGAGAGGCGCCCCGGATGTCTTCTTGACGGCCAGCACCGCGTCGCACCGCACACTCCACTGGAGGTCGGGGTCCCGGGCGACGGCTTCCAGGCATCGCAGGCCCAGGCGGCCGGCCTCGGCGAGCCGCTTCGACGCGTCCGGCCAGGACTCCGCCCCGTCACTGCGTTCCCGGAGCACGCTCCTGAGCGCCGTCTCGGCCGACTGCAGGCCGTGCCGAGCCATCTCCGTGATCAACTCCAGCCGCGGCGGCTGACTCAGCTCGTCGAAGGTGGCCAGGTGGATCAGCGCCTCTTCGTCGGCGAGCGACGGGTTGCTGCGCATCAGACTCTCGGCCACCCGGAGCCGGATCCAGGCCGGCACCCCGACGTCGCTGTGCCAGGTCAGGGCGGCGGTGAGTCCACGCTGGTCCTGGACCTCCGTCAGGGCGCAGACGTGGCGAAGCTTCAGCTCCAGCGCCACGCCCCCGTGGTCCAGCTGCGCCGCGAGCAGGTCGCGCCCCGCGTCACCCTGACGCGCCAGCGCGCGGGCCAGCGACTGCCGCACGGTCCAGCTGACGTGCCGGTTCGCCAACGCGTACGCCGCGTGGGAGACCGCGTCGGTGACACCGTCCTCGATGAGCGCCAGGGTCAGCTCGGCACGGTCGTCGTACCGCGGCTGCGAAGCGGCGAGGAGTCGCAGGCTGGGCCCGACGACGTCGGGAACAGCCGCGCGGATCAGATCGGCGTAGAGCCGGCAGCGCAGCCCCCACTCCATGCTGCGGTCGCCGGCGGTGTCGCGGACCGCTTCGACCCCGGTCGCGCCGCACTCGAGCAGCACTCGCCCGATCTCCAGTCGCACGCCCACGTGCATGCGTCGGTTGCGCAGCAGTCTGATGGCCGCGGTGACCGCTGGGCGGGAGTGCGGGCGGAGAGCGGCGAGGAAGGCGGTCAGTTCCTCCCGGGCGGCCGACTGGTGGTCGAGCCGCTGGCGGACCAGGTCGGCGTCGTCGCGGGTGTCGAGGGCGACCAGGCCGGCGATGAGCCGCAGCCGTAGTTTGTGCGGGCAGTCCTCGGCGGTGACGAGCGCCCGTGCCCGCCGAGCCGCCGCCTCGTCCCGCGCGTCGAGAAGGCTGGACATGGCGACGTACGCGATCTCGGTCTCGACATCCGCGCCGGCCTCGTCGTCGGACGACCCCTCCAGCGCCGCCGCCCTCTCGGCGGCCCAGTCGCGCAGTGGGCGCAGCGGCGATCGCAGCAGGACGCTCAGCGCGTCGAGAGCCCGGCGGCGTTCGAAGACCAGCGGCGACTGGGTGGCGGCCAGGATGGCGTCCCGTACCGCCTCCGCCGACGCCTCGTCCCGGTAGTCCGGCACCTCGGCGATGATCTGCGCCGCCAGGGTGCGCTGGGTCACCCAGGGATCGCCCTCCTCGGCCAGGATGTGGGCCACCAGGGCTGCCGGGTCCGACACCCGACTGGCAGCCGTCACGAAGACCCGCGTCCAGCTGGTGTCCATCCACCGGTGCCTGTCGATGCAGTGGCGTTGCTCGTCGAGGGTCAGCCCGGCGAAGTAGGCGGCCAGCAGGGTCTCGCGCAGGATCGGGTGGATGAAGCGAACGGTCGGCCGCATCGAGACGTCACCGGCCTCCATCAGGATGCCGTCGTAGAGCAGCTCCCAGACGACCGGCTCGGCGACGTCGGCGATCGGGTTGCGGGCCGTCTGCACCCGGGTCGTCATGCGGATCTTGGCGGTGGCGGCGACGACGTCGTAGTCGGGGTGCCGGCTGATCGCCGCGCGCAGCTCCGCCTTCGGGATGTCCTCGACGCCGCACCGCCAGGAGTCCTGGAGTTCACCGAGCACCTCGGCGAGCACCCGCATGCGGAGGATCGCGTCCGGCATCGCCTCCCGATCGGCCGGGATGCGGTGCCACTGGCCGGAGAGCAGGTGCAACGCCACGTCGTGATAGAGCTGCGGCAGCGTCGAACGGCGGTAGTCCTGGTGCTGTGCCGGTTCGGCCAGCCGGCACAGGAACGACAGCAGCAGGGGAACCTCGGCCAGTTGGGCCAGTTCCGGACGGTTGCCGATGGCAGCCAGCAGGGACTCGGCGGTGTCGGACCGGTCGTGCAGCCAGGTGTTGACGAAGTTGACCACTTCCCGGGAGGAGAAGCCGACCAGTTGGAAGTCCTCCCGGTTCCCGACGGCGATCTCGTCGATGATCGCCAGGGCGGCGGGGCGGGAGGTCACCAGCAGGGTGTTGTTCACCGCGAGCAGCGTCACCAGGACCTGCTTGAGCCGGCCGGCCAGGCTGGTCGGCATCTCGTCGAGCCCGTCGACGCACAGGAACACCCGCCCGTCGGTGAGGGCGCGCTCGGCCACGGCCACGTACCCCCGGACGTCGCCGTCCTCGGCCTGCGCGGGTGACAGCGTGGCGGCGACCAACGTACGCGCGAGCCCGCGCAGCCCGGTGCCGTGATCGTTCTCGGCCGCGAGCGTCGTGCAGGTCAGGCGTACGGGAATGATGCAGTCGTCGAGCGACCCACCGGCGTCGAGCTGCGCCACCGCCTGGTGCGCGGCGTACCTCACCTGGTGCTTGATCAGCCAGGACTTGCCGAAACCCGGGTCGCCGCTGACGACGGTCAGACTGGGCATCGCGCGGTCGGTTCGCCAGCGCTGACGGATCGGAACGCTCTCGCCGGACACCCGGTTCGGGCCGGGGCTGCGACGACGCAACCAGATGGTCTGGTGCAGCGCCTCGGCGTCGATGCCCTCCGGCATCGTGTCGCGCTGGGATTCCACCTCGTGGATGACCGCGTGGAGGATCTCGCGGGTGGCCGCGACCGGATCCGGGCCGTCGAAGTCACCCGCGACCGCCGAACGCCACGCCGGGTTCTTCCGGTGGTGGAGTTCGTTGAGCGCCCACACCTCGTGCTCGAGGCGCTGGAGCGTCGCCGCGGCGACCACGTAGGCGCCGTGGGGCCTTCCGGCGCCCCTGGTCGCCTTGACCACACCGACCACGCGGCCGGCGTCGTGGTCGAGGACCGGCGCGCCGCTCATCCCGGGATCGACCGCCCCCAGCTTGACCTTCAGCAGGTCGATTCCCTGTTCCTCGAGGATCGCCTCGAAGGTGAAGGTCGCCACGTCCGGCCCGAAGGATCCCGGTAGGTCGATGGCACGCCTGCTGTGCCCGATCGCCGTCAGCTCCCTGGCCGTTCCCGGCGGGCCGAGCAGCACGCACGGCATGTCGTCGAACATCCCCGGTTGGGCCGCGACTATCGCCAGGTCGGGCAGGGGGTACATGAGCGGGTCCAGGCCCGGCGCGATGGTCTGCGGATGCTTGTTCCAGACCTTGAGCGCGCGCTGCACGCCCTGCCGGTCGGGCGCGAACACCAGGTCGTCCGGTGCGTCGTGCACCACGTGAGCGGCGGTGACCGCGACGCCGGGCGCCACGAAGAAGGCGGTGCCGAGGAGGAGCCCCGCCGCGTCGGTCAGCGGGACAGTGGCCGCTCTGACATGGGCGGCCAGCTTTGTCGTCACTGCGTGTCACCGCCCATCCGAGCCGAGTCACGGAAGGAATGACGTCACTCTATTGTGGCCCCGGCCGCACCGCCGCGCCGTACGCCCGTAAACGCACCGATCGGTCGAGGTGTCAAGGTCCAAGGTCCCCACGTCACTGTCCGAACTGGCCGGCCACGGGACGCCACTTCTGGTGTACATAGGCTGTCAGGACATCCCACGCCGCAAGGAGGGCCATGCACGTTCCCCACGCCCGCCGCTTGCTGGCCCTGCCGGCCAGATCGTCGGACGGACAACAGCTCGGCAGGACCGGTGCCGTCTACGTCCCCGAGGGACAGAGACAGCCGCTGCTGGTCGCCCTGCCATTGGAGAGGGCGGCGCCCTGGGTGGTGCCGTTGTTCGGCGCACGACTCGACGCGGACGGCCTCGTGCTCGACTACCCGGCCGAGACGATCGTCAAGGGCCCCACCGTCGACGCCGACGCGCCGCTGTCGTTGGGCGAGGTCGCCGCCGTCCTGGCGCACTACCGGCCGGCCGTCGCCGAGCTCGTGCGCGGCCTGCCGTTGACGCGACGGGCACCGGAGGGCGGTGACGTCGGCGCGGGTTTCGTCCACCGGATCCCGGTGGTTCCGGGGATCGGCGACGATGACCTGCCCCCCATCGTGATCGCCAGCCCGGGTGTGACCGGGACCCCGCAATGACCTCCCCCGAGCCGACGCCGTCACCGCTGGCGGTCGCCAACCAACGGATCCGGGACACCGCGAAGTGGTTCATCGGCAGCGCGGCGGCGGTGGGCGCCGCGCTCGTCGCCGGCAGCCAACTGTCCGACATCGGCCGGCTGGCCGCCGGATGGCCCACCTCGGCCGCGACCGCCCGGTTGTGGGTGGCCGCCGCCGGCGTCCTGCTGGGCCTGGCCGGGGTCGTCGTCGCGATCGCCTCCGCGGTGCGCGTGCTGCTGCCGGTACAGGTCTTCATCTCCGACCTCGCCGAGAACTGGGAGGTGCCCACCGCCGACCTGCGCCCGGTGGTGGCGTTCTTCCGACGGCGCACGAAGTACCTGCAGGGCGCCAAGGATCCGGCGGAGCTCATCGACCGGCGCGAGCGACTGACGACCCAGCTGGCGGACCCCGAGCGGAGCCCGGAGGCGCGGGCCGAGGTCCGTGCCGGCATCGCGTCGTACGACCTGCGCATCGCCGCGATCGAGGAGATGGCCAACCACGAGGCGTTGAAGGCCACCTTCGCGCACGCACTGCGCCGGCTGATCCTGGCGACGGTCGTGGCCGGTGCGGGAATCGTCGCGTTCGCCTGGGCGGCGAACCCGCCGACTCCGCCCACCGGCGCCGATCTGCGCGACGCCAAGCTGGTCGGGGCTCAGCTCCGCGACGCCGACCTGACCGGGGCGAAACTCGACGGCGCCGACCTGACCGGGGCGGACCTGACCGGGGCCGACCTGACCGGGGCCTCGGTGGTCGGGGTGACCTGGTCGGGCACGACCTGTCCGGACGGCACATCGAGCGACGCCGGCGGCGGCACCTGTCGGGGACATCTCCGGCGCTGAGTCGGCAGGGGCGCCCACAGAGTCAGGATTCGCCGCCGGGGCCACCCAACTCGCGGTGGATGAAGTCGAACAGTTCGGCGTCGCTGGCCCCGTCGAGCGTGCGGGTCACCGGCGCCTCCTGCGGCGCGGACCGGTCGTCGCCCCAGCGGGCGAGGAACGCCTGCATCTGCACCAGCAGTTTCCGCCGGGTCAGCTCGTCCGGCGCGCCGGCGGCGAACAGCCCGTCCACCTTCTCCAGCTCGGCGAGCAGGCCGGTGGTGGCGGCGGCGCCGTCGGGGGCCAGCAGCGTACGCAGGTGCCGGGCGAGCGCCAGCGGGGTCGGGTAGTCGAACACCACGCTCGCCGGCAGCGTGGCCCCGGTGGCGGCCCGGAGCCGGTTGCGCAGCGCCACGGCGGTCATCGAGTCGAAGCCGACCTCGCGGAACGCCCGGGCGGGGCCGAGGTCGGTGGTGTCCGGGAGGCCGAGCACCGAGGCGGCCTGCCCGGCGACGAGGTCGACCAGGATCGCGTCCCGCTCCGCGTCGCCGAGCGGGCGCAGTCGTTCCCGCAGCGCGGTCGCGGCGGCGTCGTCGGTGGGCTGGTCGGCGTGCAGGCCGCGCAGCGCCTCCCGGGCCTCCGGCAGGTCGCCGAAGAGCGGCCGGTCGCGGACCGCGGCGACGGCCGGCACGAACCGGTCCCAGCGGACGTCGGCGACGACCAGCCGGGCGCCGTCCGCGACGGCCCGCCGCAGCGCGGCGACGGCCAGTTCGGGATCCATGCCGGGTAGCCCGCCCCGGCTCAGCTGCGCCAGGTCGGTGTCGGTGAGGCCGTCGGCCCAGGGGCCGAACGCGACCGAGGTGACCGGCAGCCCGGCCCGCCGCCACCCGGCGGCGAGCACCTGGAGCAGGGCGTCGCCGGCCGCCTGCCCGCAGCGCCCGCCGGAGCCCCACACCCCGGAGGTGGAGGAGCAGACCACGAGCGCGCCGAGCGTCCGCTGTTCCACCTCGTCGGCGTACCGGGGCAGGTCGCCGACGGTGGCGAGCAGGTCGGCGGCCAGGTCGGCGGGGGTGAGGTCGGCCAGCGGCACGGTGCCGGTGTCGGCGGGCACGTGCACCAGCCCGGTGACCGGGCGTCCGTCGGCGGCGAGCTGCGCCATCCGGTCGGCCAGCTTCCCGCCGGCCGGCTCGTCCAGCGGCACCACGGTGGCGCCGGCCCGGTCGAGCCAGGCGGTGGTGTGCCGGGCGACCGGTCCGGTACCGCCGCTGAGCAGGACGCTCCCGCGCGGCGTCCAGCCGCCGTCCGTACCCCCGGTCGGGTCGGTGGCGCGGATCAGGCGGCGCACGAGCGGCCCGGCCGCGCGCACGGCGACCTGGTCCTCGGCCTCCCGGTTGGTCAGCGTGGCGAGCAGCGCGGCGGCGGGCTCGGCGGTCACCGTGCCGGGCAGGTCGACCAGACCGCCGACGTGCCGGGGGTGTTCCAGCGCGGCGGCCAGCCCGAGACCCCAGGTGGTGGCCTGCCACGGCCGGGTGGCCGGTTCGTCGTCGGTGGCGACCGCGCCGGTGGTGGCGAGCCACAGCGGCGCGTCGTCGTCGCGGGCGGTGTGCGCCTGCAGGAGCAGCAGGTTCGCCGCGAGCCCGGCCGGCAGGGCGTCCTGCTCGGGGTGGGGCGCCTCGTCGAGCGCGAGCAGTGACAGCAGTCCGGTGGGCCGGTGCTCGGCCGCGGCCCGGGCCAGGTCGGCGGCGAGGCCGTCGCGGTCCACGGTGGCCGGGTCGACGGTGAGCAGCCGCACGTCGGCGCCGCCGGCCCGCAGCGCCCCGGTGACCGTGGCGGCGGTCTCGCGGGGCGGCGCGACCACCAGCCAGCGGCCCGGCTCCCCGCCGGTGAGCGGGCGGGGCTGC
Coding sequences within it:
- a CDS encoding pentapeptide repeat-containing protein — translated: MTSPEPTPSPLAVANQRIRDTAKWFIGSAAAVGAALVAGSQLSDIGRLAAGWPTSAATARLWVAAAGVLLGLAGVVVAIASAVRVLLPVQVFISDLAENWEVPTADLRPVVAFFRRRTKYLQGAKDPAELIDRRERLTTQLADPERSPEARAEVRAGIASYDLRIAAIEEMANHEALKATFAHALRRLILATVVAGAGIVAFAWAANPPTPPTGADLRDAKLVGAQLRDADLTGAKLDGADLTGADLTGADLTGASVVGVTWSGTTCPDGTSSDAGGGTCRGHLRR
- a CDS encoding tetratricopeptide repeat protein, giving the protein MTTKLAAHVRAATVPLTDAAGLLLGTAFFVAPGVAVTAAHVVHDAPDDLVFAPDRQGVQRALKVWNKHPQTIAPGLDPLMYPLPDLAIVAAQPGMFDDMPCVLLGPPGTARELTAIGHSRRAIDLPGSFGPDVATFTFEAILEEQGIDLLKVKLGAVDPGMSGAPVLDHDAGRVVGVVKATRGAGRPHGAYVVAAATLQRLEHEVWALNELHHRKNPAWRSAVAGDFDGPDPVAATREILHAVIHEVESQRDTMPEGIDAEALHQTIWLRRRSPGPNRVSGESVPIRQRWRTDRAMPSLTVVSGDPGFGKSWLIKHQVRYAAHQAVAQLDAGGSLDDCIIPVRLTCTTLAAENDHGTGLRGLARTLVAATLSPAQAEDGDVRGYVAVAERALTDGRVFLCVDGLDEMPTSLAGRLKQVLVTLLAVNNTLLVTSRPAALAIIDEIAVGNREDFQLVGFSSREVVNFVNTWLHDRSDTAESLLAAIGNRPELAQLAEVPLLLSFLCRLAEPAQHQDYRRSTLPQLYHDVALHLLSGQWHRIPADREAMPDAILRMRVLAEVLGELQDSWRCGVEDIPKAELRAAISRHPDYDVVAATAKIRMTTRVQTARNPIADVAEPVVWELLYDGILMEAGDVSMRPTVRFIHPILRETLLAAYFAGLTLDEQRHCIDRHRWMDTSWTRVFVTAASRVSDPAALVAHILAEEGDPWVTQRTLAAQIIAEVPDYRDEASAEAVRDAILAATQSPLVFERRRALDALSVLLRSPLRPLRDWAAERAAALEGSSDDEAGADVETEIAYVAMSSLLDARDEAAARRARALVTAEDCPHKLRLRLIAGLVALDTRDDADLVRQRLDHQSAAREELTAFLAALRPHSRPAVTAAIRLLRNRRMHVGVRLEIGRVLLECGATGVEAVRDTAGDRSMEWGLRCRLYADLIRAAVPDVVGPSLRLLAASQPRYDDRAELTLALIEDGVTDAVSHAAYALANRHVSWTVRQSLARALARQGDAGRDLLAAQLDHGGVALELKLRHVCALTEVQDQRGLTAALTWHSDVGVPAWIRLRVAESLMRSNPSLADEEALIHLATFDELSQPPRLELITEMARHGLQSAETALRSVLRERSDGAESWPDASKRLAEAGRLGLRCLEAVARDPDLQWSVRCDAVLAVKKTSGAPLTRGVLADTVTAMPPTWYRRLVLGLARNGLAPDLSEFVSIARAQRSGYRIIFEFLRRAAVDLRAVRDLVATATELQHGQTLEEPTGERISLGPDLLTEVGIEYRSEAEARQILDWISSRLEERVGMKTAKLMLAEQIDEFGVFIGRNDQAGALSFLEHEFPEYRQIVDETYAEIKEQLRSGAIRPPRPDTDPGPGSAILTNISLVAAVLSEWVTSADARRWDRWDDLTVRNAELIGSALARQILRLSASFDAGWGRYEAAEFVATLLARGDASMVFEHSNLIDWLKGRLEEGGYADVLYGGAFAVLRFEEYADSWLYAAVGAEQCGEHDLALSLVRWAGQYGPPAEKQNGTATLEQLQLSLGWSDTVAAELVKAYHQGVETTPLSAYERAVAREPTSSVNHFNLGIALQRAGRHAEAVDAYRRAVELLPDARRRRALAHALSETGAHDQALVEVDMALELDRSDHLAHGIRGGILMGLDRLTEAVEAYGEASRLAPANPYHLANLGYALRAVDRNDEAMELLRRAVALQPKAAQVRRFLAYAQLDAGHPEDALVTITEALAIDPADAITHDAHGVVLNSLGRYAEAAETLAEAVRLNPAMSGSRANHAEALILLGRLAEAEQELREAVRLGPNNDIEAAVMLAIAVHPRDPGEAGDLVRRGLTYREQPNISPFRHGELRSVARLLIGDTDGAVAEIRRVANRRRPGDSRQEPLYDLLRSLLGTEPVDAVIDEWPSSDQA